The Pseudopipra pipra isolate bDixPip1 chromosome 6, bDixPip1.hap1, whole genome shotgun sequence genome includes a region encoding these proteins:
- the IVD gene encoding isovaleryl-CoA dehydrogenase, mitochondrial has translation MAAAVLGRAAGRARRPRAALAAVLRRGGAGLAVDDTVNGLSAEQRQLRQTMTKFCQEHLAPKAQQIDQENEFKGMRDFWKKLGELGVLGITAPAEYGGSALGYLEHVLVMEEISRASAAVGLSYGAHSNLCINQLVRNGNDAQKHKYLPKLISGEHIGALAMSEPNSGSDIVSMKLKADKKGDYFVLNGNKFWITNGPDADVFIVYAKTDITAVPASHGITAFIVERGTPGFRTAQKLDKLGMRGSNTCELIFEDCKIPAENVLGALSKGVYVLMSGLDLERIVLSGGPLGLMQAVLDHAIPYLHVREAFGQKIGHFQLMQGKMADMYTRLMACRQYVYNVAKACDQGHFNAKDCAGVILYSAECATQVALDGIQCLGGNGYINDYPMGRFLRDAKLYEIGAGTSEVRRLIIGRAFNATFQ, from the exons ATGGCGGCGGCGGTGctggggcgggcggcgggccgTGCGAGGCGGCCGcgggcggcgctggcggcggtgctgcggcggggcggcgcggggctaGCGGTGGACGACACGGTGAACGGGCTGAGCGCCGAGCAGCGCCAG cttAGACAGACCATGACAAAGTTCTGCCAAGAGCATTTGGCTCCAAAGGCTCAACAGATTGACCAGGAGAATGAATTCAAAGGCATGCGG GACTTTTGGAAGAAACTTGGAGAACTGGGAGTTCTGGGGATCACAGCTCCTG cGGAATACGggggctctgccctgggctACCTGGAGCACGTGCTGGTGATGGAGGAGATCTCGCGCGCGTCGGCGGCCGTGGGGCTCAGCTACGGCGCCCACTCCAACCTGTGCATCAACCAGCTCGTGCGCAACGGCAACGACGCCCAGAAACACAAGTACCTGCCCAAG CTGATCAGCGGGGAGCACATCGGGGCCTTGGCCATGAGCGAGCCCAACTCTGGCTCTGATATCGTGTCCATGAAGCTGAAAGCAGATAAGAAAG GAGACTACTTTGTTCTGAATGGGAACAAATTCTGGATCACCAACGGGCCGGATGCAGATGTGTTCATTGTTTATGCTAAAACTGACATTACCGCAGTCCCGGCCTCCCACGGGATCACCGCCTTCATCGTGGAGAGG GGAACACCTGGTTTCAGGACAGCCCAGAAGCTGGATAAGCTGGGAATGAGAGGGTCTAATACCTGTGAACTGATCTTTGAAGACTGCAAGATCCCTG ctgaaAATGTCTTGGGGGCCCTGAGCAAAGGAGTCTACGTCCTGATGAGTGGATTGGACCTGGAGAGGATCGTGCTGTCTGGTGGGCCCCTGGG GCTCATGCAAGCTGTCCTCGACCACGCAATTCCATACCTGCATGTcagagaagcatttggacagaAAATTGGCCACTTCCAg CTCATGCAGGGGAAGATGGCAGACATGTACACGCGGCTCATGGCGTGCCGGCAGTACGTCTACAACGTGGCCAAGGCCTGTGACCAGGGCCACTTCAACGCCAAG gACTGCGCCGGGGTGATCCTGTACTCGGCAGAGTGCGCGACGCAGGTGGCTCTGGACGGGATCCAGTGCCTGG GTGGGAACGGCTACATCAACGACTACCCCATGGGGCGGTTCCTGCGCGATGCCAAGCTCTACGAGATCGGGGCGGGCACCAGCGAGGTGCGCAGGCTCATCATCGGCAGGGCCTTCAACGCCACCTTCCAGTAA
- the KNSTRN gene encoding small kinetochore-associated protein: MDGEPSRILVYGGTHRPAPLAETQVTFPSKKGHCTTKASEPEFSKDPNFNFVSNLPADGVFKAGNQGLLKSAKKGEQFSRKTATRGALNRYKVEAELKSKNQLLETANKQLHSRLTGAQSTVKELKEKNDSLGQEVEKLKKFQETCMVILESRNIDPVTGSNILEQEKETQECQKQTMLLTEKLIEELRLFNQTLAEEKEVHQAGMDMWKSAEEESQRSLENHSSFQAEIEEHTATLNELEHLLAM, from the exons ATGGACGGGGAGCCCTCCCGCATCCTCGTGTACGGCGGCACACACCGCCCCGCGCCGCTCGCAG AAACACAAGTGACCTTTCCTTCAAAGAAAGGTCACTGTACCACCAAAGCATCAGAGCCGGAGTTCAGCAAGGATCCCAACTTTAACTTTGTCTCAAACCTTCCAGCGGATGGTGTCTTCAAGGCTGGGAACCAAGg GTTGCTGAAATCTGCCAAGAAAGGGGAGCAgttttccaggaagacagcGACAAGAGG TGCTCTCAACAGATACAAAGTAGAAGCAGAGCTGAAAAGCAAGAATCAGCTGTTGGAAACAGCCAATAAACAGCTGCATTCCAGACTAACAGGAGCACAG AGCACTGTCAAGGAGTTAAAGGAGAAGAATGACAGCCTGGGCCAAGAAGTTGAGAAGCTCAAGAAGTTTCAGGAGACTTGCATGGTGATTTTAGAGAGCAGGAACATTGATCCTG TTACAGGCAGCAACATTTTGGAGCAGGAAAAGGAGACCCAGGAATGCCAGAAACAGACAATG ctGTTAACTGAGAAGCTCATAGAAGAGCTGAGGCTGTTTAACCAAACCTTGGCAGAAGAGAAGGAGGTGCATCAG gcagggatggaCATGTGGAAATCAGCAGAGGAGGAGAGCCAGCGGTCCCTGGAGAACCATTCCTCCTTCCAAGCAGAAATCGAGGAACACACAGCAACACTCAAtgagctggagcacctcctggCGATGTGA